A genome region from Microtus ochrogaster isolate Prairie Vole_2 chromosome 1, MicOch1.0, whole genome shotgun sequence includes the following:
- the Dlk1 gene encoding protein delta homolog 1 isoform X2 — MTATGALLRVLLLLLVFGHRTYGAECDPACDPKNGFCEDDNVCRCQPGWEGPLCDQCVTSPGCVNGLCEEPWQCICKDGWDGKLCDIDTRACTSTPCANNGTCVDLEKGGYECSCAPGFSGKDCQNKAGPCVINGSPCQHGGACIDDEGRASHASCLCPPGFSGNFCEIIANSCTPNPCENDGVCTDIGGDFRCRCPAGFVDKTCSRPVSICASGPCLNGGTCLQHTQAICFTILGVLTSLVVLGTVAIVFLNKCEAWVSNLRYNHMLRKKKNLLLQYNSGEELAVNIIFPEKIDMTTFNKEAGDEEI; from the exons ATGACCGCGACCGGAGCCCTCCTGCGCGTCCTCTTGCTCCTGCTGGTTTTCGGCCACAGAACCTATG gGGCTGAATGCGACCCAGCCTGCGACCCCAAAAATGGATTCTGTGAGGATGACAATGTTTGCAG GTGCCAGCCCGGCTGGGAGGGCCCTCTGTGTGACCAGTGTGTAACCTCCCCTGGCTGCGTCAACGGACTGTGTGAGGAACCATGGCAGTGCATCTGCAAGGATGGCTGGGACGGGAAACTCTGTGACATAG ATACACGGGCTTGCACCTCAACCCCCTGTGCCAACAATGGGACTTGCGTGGACCTTGAGAAGGGCGGGTACGAGTGCTCCTGCGcccctgggttctctggaaaagacTGCCAGAACAAAGCTGGGCCCTGCGTGATCAATGG TTCTCCCTGCCAGCACGGAGGTGCCTGCATCGATGATGAGGGCCGGGCCTCGCATGCTTCCTGCCTGTGCCCCCCTGGCTTCTCTGGCAACTTCTGCGAGATCATTGCCAACAGCTGCACCCCTAACCCATGTGAGAATGATGGCGTGTGCACCGACATTGGGGGCGACTTTCGTTGCCGCTGCCCAGCCGGATTCGTCGACAAGACCTGCAGCCGCCCGGTGAGCATCTGCGCCAGTGGTCCGTGCCTGAACGGGGGCACCTGCCTCCAGCACACCCAG GCCATCTGCTTCACCATCCTGGGTGTGCTCACCAGCCTGGTGGTGCTGGGCACCGTGGCCATCGTCTTCCTCAACAAGTGCGAGGCCTGGGTGTCCAACCTGCGCTACAACCACATGCTGCGCAAGAAGAAGAACCTGCTGCTGCAGTACAACAGCGGCGAGGAGCTGGCGGTCAACATCATCTTCCCGGAGAAGATCGACATGACCACCTTCAACAAGGAGGCTGGCGACGAGGAGATCTAA
- the Dlk1 gene encoding protein delta homolog 1 isoform X1 — MTATGALLRVLLLLLVFGHRTYGAECDPACDPKNGFCEDDNVCRCQPGWEGPLCDQCVTSPGCVNGLCEEPWQCICKDGWDGKLCDIDTRACTSTPCANNGTCVDLEKGGYECSCAPGFSGKDCQNKAGPCVINGSPCQHGGACIDDEGRASHASCLCPPGFSGNFCEIIANSCTPNPCENDGVCTDIGGDFRCRCPAGFVDKTCSRPVSICASGPCLNGGTCLQHTQVSYECLCKPPFMGPTCAKKRGASPVQVTHLPSSYGLTYRLTPGVHELPVQQPEHRILKVSMKELNKSTPLLTEGQAICFTILGVLTSLVVLGTVAIVFLNKCEAWVSNLRYNHMLRKKKNLLLQYNSGEELAVNIIFPEKIDMTTFNKEAGDEEI; from the exons ATGACCGCGACCGGAGCCCTCCTGCGCGTCCTCTTGCTCCTGCTGGTTTTCGGCCACAGAACCTATG gGGCTGAATGCGACCCAGCCTGCGACCCCAAAAATGGATTCTGTGAGGATGACAATGTTTGCAG GTGCCAGCCCGGCTGGGAGGGCCCTCTGTGTGACCAGTGTGTAACCTCCCCTGGCTGCGTCAACGGACTGTGTGAGGAACCATGGCAGTGCATCTGCAAGGATGGCTGGGACGGGAAACTCTGTGACATAG ATACACGGGCTTGCACCTCAACCCCCTGTGCCAACAATGGGACTTGCGTGGACCTTGAGAAGGGCGGGTACGAGTGCTCCTGCGcccctgggttctctggaaaagacTGCCAGAACAAAGCTGGGCCCTGCGTGATCAATGG TTCTCCCTGCCAGCACGGAGGTGCCTGCATCGATGATGAGGGCCGGGCCTCGCATGCTTCCTGCCTGTGCCCCCCTGGCTTCTCTGGCAACTTCTGCGAGATCATTGCCAACAGCTGCACCCCTAACCCATGTGAGAATGATGGCGTGTGCACCGACATTGGGGGCGACTTTCGTTGCCGCTGCCCAGCCGGATTCGTCGACAAGACCTGCAGCCGCCCGGTGAGCATCTGCGCCAGTGGTCCGTGCCTGAACGGGGGCACCTGCCTCCAGCACACCCAGGTGAGCTACGAGTGTCTGTGCAAGCCCCCGTTCATGGGTCCCACGTGCGCGAAGAAGCGCGGGGCTAGCCCCGTGCAGGTCACCCACCTGCCCAGCAGCTACGGGCTCACCTACCGCCTGACCCCCGGGGTGCACGAGCTGCCAGTTCAGCAGCCCGAGCACCGCATTCTGAAGGTGTCCATGAAAGAGCTCAACAAGAGTACCCCTCTCCTCACCGAGGGACAGGCCATCTGCTTCACCATCCTGGGTGTGCTCACCAGCCTGGTGGTGCTGGGCACCGTGGCCATCGTCTTCCTCAACAAGTGCGAGGCCTGGGTGTCCAACCTGCGCTACAACCACATGCTGCGCAAGAAGAAGAACCTGCTGCTGCAGTACAACAGCGGCGAGGAGCTGGCGGTCAACATCATCTTCCCGGAGAAGATCGACATGACCACCTTCAACAAGGAGGCTGGCGACGAGGAGATCTAA